From the Lolium rigidum isolate FL_2022 chromosome 2, APGP_CSIRO_Lrig_0.1, whole genome shotgun sequence genome, one window contains:
- the LOC124689607 gene encoding tRNA ligase 1-like, translated as MGINSRAEILKEPQSASISMRTPSLSSEGAVEQGGAGDKLLQLFMGDDQDVAVGNLFVEARIRAAFYPKFENDKSDQQTRTRMIEMVSCGLATMEVTLKHSGSLFMYAGAHGGAYAKNSYGNLYTAVGVFILARMFREAWGEEALKMQAEFNAYLEKNRLNISMELVTAVLGDHGQRPKDDYVVVTAVTELGHGKPKFYSTPEVIAFCRKWRLQTNHVWLFSTRKSATSFFAAYDALCEEGTATPVCKALDEIADISVPGSKDHVIVQGEMLEGLVARIVSRESSVQMEEVLRNFSQPPLDGVDCDLGPNLREICTSNSLDEKQKIKAILENLRSSLYPDHSDWFGKSGLDAQSRKADESVVAYFLQAHPTDYATKKLQEMIRLMKQMKEMKPSSFPAAFKCYWNYQKVDSLSNDNLYYKMVIHVHSDSVFTRYQQEMKKNQGLWPLYRGFFIDVNLFKANNKKTTELSKDCNILLNSIEGSLDSSSSVKDGLADEDSNLMVKLKFLPYKIRTFLIRNGLSTIFKNDGSAYSNYYVRQMKSWGTSESKQKELCKLLNEWAAYIRGKYGNKPLSSSIYLNVDNFKRKYLGEAEPFLEQYAKRSPANLALIRAAGNMVQTENFLAILDAERDEEDGFQPEHVVAPSSPTVSLDVVSKIEGLIVFFPGIPGCAKSALCNEILNMPGGLGDNRPIHSLEGDLTKGKYWQKVATERINKPFRITLADKNAPNEDVWQQIEDMCGITNAAAVPIIPDSEGTDTNPFSLEALAVFMFRVLKRVNHPGNLGENSLNAGNVLIMFYKLYDGKSRREFESELYERFGSLIKMPLLKPDRAPLPGDVKSILDKGLSLFRPQRRKRGREEPSNDSYAKEWEKWEKRLRKILFRNDDYLKSIQVPFEVAVKEVVEQLKAVVKGDIKTPDTAKRRFGNIFFAAVTLSQADILGLVRKVAEKDTAVKKFLNGIKVEDNLNKVHITLAHKSAHGVAAVASYAVYKNQEVPVSFNAFFYTDKMAALEAQLGMVNGETIVSRNDWPHVTVWTAAGVGPKKANTLPQLVSEEKAKRVAIDPPITITGVIDFY; from the exons CAAAGTGCAAGCATAAGCATGAGGACACCATCATTGTCCTCAGAGGGGGCTGTTGAGCAGGGTGGCGCCGGTGATAAGCTACTGCAGTTGTTCATGGGAGATGATCAGGACGTGGCCGTGGGCAACTTGTTTGTGGAGGCGCGGATCAGGGCCGCTTTCTACCCCAAATTTGAGAACGACAAGTCTGATCAACAG ACAAGAACTCGGATGATTGAGATGGTGTCATGTGGCTTAGCTACCATGGAG GTTACGCTTAAGCATTCAGGATCTCTGTTCATGTATGCTGGTGCCCATGGTGGAGCATATGCCAAGAACAGCTATGGAAATCT CTACACTGCTGTTGGCGTTTTTATCCTGGCCCGTATGTTTCGTGAAGCTTGGGGTGAGGAAGCTCTTAAAATGCAAGCTGAATTTAATGCTTATCTCGAG AAAAACCGGCTAAACATTTCAATGGAACTTGTGACAGCTGTTTTAGGAGACCATGGACAAAGGCCAAAGGATGATTATG TCGTGGTTACAGCTGTAACAGAGTTGGGTCATGGCAAACCAAAGTTCTATTCTACTCCGGAGGTGATTGCCTTTTGTCGAAAATGGCGCCTCCAAACAAATCATGTCTGGCTATTTTCTACAAG GAAATCTGCCACTTCCTTTTTTGCTGCCTATGATGCATTGTGTGAAGAGGGGACTGCCACACCGGTTTGCAAAGCCCTTGACGAAATAGCTGATATATCTGTACCAG GGTCAAAGGATCATGTAATTGTACAGGGTGAGATGCTTGAAGGTCTGGTTGCCCGTATTGTTAGTCGAGAAAGTTCAGTTCAAATGGAAGAAGTTCTGAGAAACTTCTCACAGCCTCCATTAGATGGAG TTGACTGTGATTTAGGACCAAATTTACGTGAAATATGCACCTCTAATAGCTTAGATGAAAAGCAG AAAATTAAAGCAATTCTTGAAAATCTTCGATCTTCATTGTATCCAGACCATTCTGATTGGTTTGGAAAGAGTGGACTTGATGCCCAGTCTCGAAAAGCTGATGAATCGGTTGTCGCTTACTTTTTGCAAGCACATCCTACAGACTATGCAACTAAGAAATTACag GAGATGATTCGTTTGATGAAGCAGATGAAGGAGATGAAGCCGAGTAGTTTTCCTGCAGCGTTTAAATGTTACTGGAATTACCAAAAAGTTGATTCTCTTTCAAATGATAACTTGTATTACAAGATGGTTATCCATGTGCATAGTGATTCCGTTTTTACACGTTATCAGCAAGAGATGAA GAAAAATCAAGGGTTATGGCCACTGTATAGGG GTTTCTTCATTGATGTAAACCTATTCAAGGCGAACAATAAGAAGACCACTGAACTTTCCAAAGACTGTAACATTTTACTGAACAGTATTGAAGGTTCCTTGGATTCAAGTTCGTCAGTTAAGGATGGTCTGGCTGATGAGGATTCAAATTTAATGGTCAAACTAAAATTCCTGCCTTATAAG ATAAGGACATTTTTAATTCGGAATGGCCTCtccaccattttcaaaaatgacgGATCTGCTTATAGTAATTATTACGTAAG gcaaatgaagagttggGGAAcatcagaaagtaaacagaaagaGCTTTGCAAACTGTTGAATGAATG GGCTGCCTACATTAGAGGAAAGTATGGCAATAAGCCACTCTCGTCCTCAATTTATCTTAATGTGGACAATTTCAAAAGAAAATATCTTGGCGAGGCAGAGCCCTTCCTTGAACAATATGCTAAGCGTAGCCCTGCAAACCTGGCTTTGATAAGGGCTGCTGGCAACATGGTTCAAACAGAAAATTTCTTGGCCATACTTGATGCGGAGAGAGATGAAGAGGATGGTTTTCAGCCAGAACATGTGGTAGCACCTTCTAGTCCTACAGTGTCCCTCGATGTTGTTTCAAAAATTGAGGGCCTTATTGTCTTCTTTCCGG GTATACCTGGTTGTGCAAAGTCTGCTCTATGTAATGAAATATTGAATATGCCTGGTGGCCTTGGTGATAACCGGCCTATTCATAGTTTGGAAGGAGATCTTACTAAAG GAAAATACTGGCAAAAGGTTGCTACTGAGCGAATAAACAAACCATTTAGAATAACCCTTGCCGACAAAAACGCACCAAATGAGGACGTGTGGCAGCAG ATCGAAGATATGTGCGGGATCACAAATGCAGCTGCTGTTCCTATTATTCCTGATTCTGAAG GCACTGATACAAATCCATTTTCACTTGAAGCTCTTGCTGTTTTCATGTTTCGTGTACTCAAACGGGTTAATCATCCG GGAAATCTGGGAGAGAACTCACTGAATGCTGGTAATGTTTTGATAATGTTTTACAAGCTCTATGATGGCAAG AGTCGAAGAGAATTTGAAAGCGAACTGTATGAGCGTTTCGGCTCCTTGATTAAGATGCCTCTTCTGAAGCCAGATAG AGCTCCATTGCCTGGTGATGTCAAAAGTATCTTAGATAAGGGGCTTAGCTTATTCAGACCACAACGAAGGAAGCGTGGAAG AGAGGAGCCATCAAATGATTCATATGCTAAAGAATGGGAAAAGTGGGAGAAGAGGTTGCGCAAGATATTGTTTCGGAATGATGATTATCTTAAATCCATTCAG GTTCCATTTGAGGTTGCGGTGAAAGAAGTAGTGGAACAGTTAAAGGCTGTGGTGAAAGGTGATATCAAAACACCTGATACTGCGAAGCGGAGGTTCGGCAACATCTTTTTCGCTGCTGTTACATTATCTCAGGCAGATATATTGGGACTTGTCAGGAAG GTTGCAGAGAAAGACACTGCTGTCAAAAAATTTCTCAACGGCATAAAAGTAGAGGATAACCTGAACAAGGTGCATATCACCCTCGCCCACAAAAGTGCACATGGTGTAGCTGCAGTTGCAAGTTATGCTGTCTACAAGAACCAGGAAGTCCCTGTGTCTTTTAACGCCTTCTTCTACACCGATAAGATGGCTGCTCTCGAGGCGCAGCTTGGAATGGTAAATGGTGAGACTATCGTCTCCAGAAATGATTGGCCACATGTTACTGTATGGACAGCCGCAGGTGTTGGACCAAAGaaagcaaacacattgccacagtTGGTTTCTGAAGAAAAAGCAAAGCGGGTGGCAATCGACCCTCCTATCACAATCACTGGAGTTATAGACTTCTACTGA